A stretch of Fusobacterium perfoetens DNA encodes these proteins:
- a CDS encoding B12-binding domain-containing radical SAM protein yields MRNILVGINSKYVHTNLAVRYLKKYIEQNSEEKIKIYESSINNNIQKIIRDIVEYKPDNIFFSVYIWNVEMVFKITKELKKILPNKKILLGGPEVSYNPDEILEKNLEIDGILIGEGENILLNFLTKDIKEVKGVYYREDNKIKFNGFEPLIENLDIIPFPYDDEELEDVHKIVYYESSRGCPFNCSYCMSSIDKSVRYFSLERTKKDLKRFIDIGTRLVKFVDRTFNLNKDRYMEIWKFLLENYRENITFHFEINANIFDDEVLEFLKKVPRKLFQFEIGVQTTNPSTMKAINRNNSLDRLFHNVTCINKNIHLHLDLIAGLPFEDYETFGKSFDYVYKTKCEMIQLGFLKMLKGTQMKDEGEKYGYKYLDFPPYEILSNEFISYKDICRLKDIEEVLDFYYNSQKFLKSVDFVVENFFESPFKFFESIGDFYKERGYLEVAHKEVAIFNNFVEYYEKMNFPKKEEFLEYLKFDYLFIGKPGFYPAWIEENKDKELHKNIIEKMSFRSTREAHKFTELERFSINIDTKERENINIFFDYSGEETKYHTIKIEE; encoded by the coding sequence ATGAGAAATATTTTAGTTGGGATTAATAGTAAATATGTTCATACAAATCTTGCTGTGAGATATTTGAAAAAATATATTGAACAAAATAGTGAGGAAAAAATAAAAATTTATGAAAGTAGTATAAATAACAACATTCAAAAAATAATAAGAGATATAGTTGAATATAAGCCAGATAATATATTTTTCTCAGTATATATTTGGAATGTTGAGATGGTATTTAAAATAACAAAAGAGTTAAAAAAGATACTACCTAATAAAAAAATTCTTTTGGGAGGACCAGAGGTAAGCTATAATCCTGATGAAATATTAGAAAAAAATCTTGAGATAGATGGGATTTTAATCGGAGAGGGAGAAAATATTTTACTTAATTTTCTAACTAAAGATATAAAAGAGGTTAAAGGTGTTTATTATAGAGAGGATAACAAAATAAAATTTAATGGTTTTGAGCCATTGATAGAAAATCTCGATATAATTCCTTTTCCTTATGATGACGAAGAGTTAGAGGACGTTCATAAAATAGTTTATTATGAATCATCGAGAGGTTGCCCTTTTAATTGCTCTTATTGTATGTCATCTATTGATAAAAGTGTAAGATATTTTTCACTAGAGAGAACTAAAAAAGATTTAAAAAGATTTATAGATATAGGAACAAGACTTGTAAAATTTGTTGATAGAACTTTCAATCTTAATAAAGATAGATATATGGAGATTTGGAAATTTTTACTAGAAAATTATAGAGAGAATATAACATTTCACTTTGAAATAAACGCTAATATTTTTGATGATGAGGTATTGGAATTTTTAAAGAAAGTTCCCAGAAAATTATTTCAGTTTGAAATCGGAGTGCAAACGACAAATCCTAGCACAATGAAAGCTATAAATAGAAATAATAGCTTGGATAGACTTTTTCACAACGTAACTTGTATAAATAAAAATATCCATCTTCATTTGGACTTAATAGCAGGACTGCCATTTGAGGATTATGAAACTTTTGGAAAATCTTTTGACTATGTATATAAAACAAAGTGTGAGATGATTCAACTTGGATTTTTAAAGATGCTTAAGGGAACTCAAATGAAAGATGAGGGGGAGAAATATGGTTATAAATATCTAGATTTTCCACCTTATGAGATTTTATCAAATGAGTTTATAAGTTATAAAGATATATGTAGATTAAAAGATATAGAGGAAGTTTTGGATTTTTATTACAATTCACAAAAGTTTTTAAAATCAGTTGATTTTGTTGTAGAGAATTTCTTCGAAAGTCCATTTAAGTTTTTTGAAAGCATAGGGGATTTTTACAAAGAGAGAGGTTATTTGGAAGTGGCTCACAAAGAAGTAGCTATATTTAATAACTTTGTAGAATATTATGAAAAAATGAATTTTCCTAAAAAAGAAGAATTTTTAGAATATCTAAAATTTGATTATCTTTTTATAGGAAAACCGGGATTTTATCCAGCTTGGATAGAGGAAAATAAAGACAAAGAACTACATAAAAATATAATAGAAAAAATGAGTTTTAGAAGTACAAGAGAGGCTCACAAATTTACAGAATTAGAAAGATTTAGTATTAATATAGATACTAAAGAGAGAGAAAATATAAATATTTTCTTTGATTATAGTGGAGAGGAAACAAAATATCATACAATAAAAATAGAGGAATAA
- the tilS gene encoding tRNA lysidine(34) synthetase TilS, which translates to MDIIEKVVKRIEKTGLIKKNDRIVVGCSGGPDSIFLLEVLLRIREEYNLFLGLAHINHMFRGDEAERDENFVRSLGKKYNIPVFVRRKSMEELSREKKITLEEAGREIRYSFFDEVLDEINGNKVALAHNLDDQVETFLFRLIRGSSFEGLEGILDLREKFVRPINEIYKSEIMEYLDKNMIEYKIDSTNLKNDYTRNSIRLDLIPFLENNYNPKVKEKLFNFIKEIREINQILEIDYNKYIENNIIDINKLFTLDKEYLRKKVINYYLNINNVKVSRNKIENISNILETGGTKKIKLDKYCTLVKEYDKIYLSVNKTEKNQVKELVLNIPGKVVFGEYIVEATLGEENFKGGEQEFKTNLKKDDKLLVRSRISGDVIFLKGMETSKKVKDIFVNSKIPKDKREGIPIVVHQKENSNEIVWLCGIRKSKNYFSNSKEESVVLKIRRN; encoded by the coding sequence ATGGATATAATAGAAAAAGTAGTAAAGAGAATAGAGAAAACTGGACTTATAAAGAAAAATGATAGAATAGTTGTAGGTTGCTCTGGTGGACCAGACTCTATATTTTTGCTAGAGGTCTTGCTAAGAATAAGAGAGGAATATAATCTTTTTTTAGGACTTGCTCATATAAACCATATGTTTAGAGGAGATGAGGCAGAAAGAGATGAAAACTTTGTAAGAAGCTTGGGAAAAAAATATAATATTCCTGTATTTGTTAGAAGAAAAAGTATGGAAGAGTTATCTCGTGAGAAAAAAATAACTTTAGAAGAAGCTGGAAGAGAGATAAGATACAGTTTTTTTGATGAAGTTTTAGATGAGATAAATGGAAATAAGGTGGCATTAGCTCACAATCTTGATGACCAAGTGGAAACTTTTTTATTCAGACTTATAAGGGGGTCATCTTTTGAGGGGCTTGAAGGGATACTTGACCTAAGAGAAAAATTTGTAAGACCAATAAATGAGATTTATAAATCAGAAATTATGGAATATTTGGATAAAAATATGATAGAATATAAAATAGATTCCACAAACTTAAAAAATGACTACACTAGAAATAGTATAAGACTTGATTTAATCCCATTTTTAGAGAATAATTATAATCCAAAAGTTAAAGAAAAACTTTTTAACTTTATAAAGGAGATAAGGGAGATAAATCAAATCTTAGAAATAGATTATAATAAATATATAGAAAATAACATAATTGATATAAATAAATTATTTACACTTGATAAAGAATACTTAAGAAAAAAAGTAATAAATTATTATTTGAATATAAATAATGTAAAGGTTTCAAGAAATAAAATAGAAAATATCTCAAATATCTTAGAAACTGGTGGAACAAAAAAAATAAAATTAGATAAATATTGTACTCTAGTGAAAGAGTATGATAAAATATATCTATCTGTCAACAAAACAGAGAAAAATCAAGTCAAAGAATTAGTATTAAATATTCCCGGTAAGGTGGTTTTTGGAGAGTATATAGTAGAAGCTACTCTGGGGGAAGAAAATTTTAAAGGGGGAGAACAAGAATTTAAAACTAATCTTAAAAAAGATGATAAATTATTAGTAAGAAGTAGAATTTCTGGAGATGTGATATTTCTAAAAGGAATGGAAACTTCTAAAAAAGTGAAAGATATATTTGTTAATTCAAAAATTCCTAAAGATAAAAGAGAGGGAATCCCAATAGTAGTCCACCAAAAAGAAAACTCAAATGAGATTGTTTGGTTATGTGGGATAAGAAAAAGCAAAAACTATTTTTCAAATTCAAAGGAAGAAAGCGTTGTACTAAAAATAAGGAGGAATTAG